One genomic window of Hymenobacter sp. J193 includes the following:
- a CDS encoding ATP-binding protein, whose amino-acid sequence MTTLKIQLEIPAPNQFYESPSRELTLHDWEIERLLQAARQQKYTQAYTIWYTQRLKMTAKPQPFSAEDIKEWFHQEAKQVLDRPFEEDEHNCQVLDLLCKYFAEDARFEENGYQLNKGLLLRGPVGCGKTSLLTVFARNPRFPYVVHPCREIVSSYSAVHGGGAEALSRYKSVVDIIHGQEYQYNYRTQAGACFDDLGTEDWQAKHFGKEMNVMEDIISSRDDAVVAGKMPRFATHMTTNLRFDDYKGEAGNLIPGIGSIYGPRCRSRIRGLFNIINFPDGAPDRRA is encoded by the coding sequence ATGACCACGCTTAAAATTCAACTGGAAATTCCGGCTCCTAATCAATTTTATGAGAGTCCCTCCAGAGAATTGACGCTCCATGACTGGGAAATAGAGCGGTTACTTCAGGCAGCGCGTCAGCAAAAATACACTCAAGCCTATACTATTTGGTATACCCAACGGCTCAAGATGACTGCTAAGCCCCAACCCTTTTCAGCCGAGGATATTAAGGAGTGGTTTCATCAAGAAGCAAAACAGGTATTAGACAGGCCTTTCGAGGAAGATGAGCATAATTGCCAGGTACTTGATTTGCTCTGCAAGTATTTTGCAGAGGACGCCCGTTTTGAGGAAAACGGCTACCAGCTCAATAAAGGCTTACTACTGCGTGGTCCTGTGGGCTGTGGCAAAACCAGCCTACTGACAGTATTTGCTCGGAATCCCCGATTCCCATATGTAGTACACCCCTGCCGCGAGATTGTCAGCAGCTACAGTGCGGTGCACGGCGGAGGTGCAGAAGCACTATCTCGCTATAAAAGTGTGGTTGATATCATCCATGGCCAAGAGTATCAATATAATTATCGAACCCAGGCAGGTGCTTGTTTCGACGACTTAGGTACTGAAGACTGGCAAGCCAAGCATTTTGGCAAAGAGATGAATGTGATGGAAGACATTATTTCCTCTCGTGATGATGCAGTGGTAGCGGGAAAAATGCCACGTTTCGCCACACACATGACAACCAACCTTAGGTTTGATGATTACAAAGGTGAAGCAGGAAATCTCATTCCTGGCATTGGGAGCATCTACGGGCCGCGGTGCCGCTCCCGCATCCGTGGGCTATTCAACATCATCAACTTTCCCGATGGGGCCCCAGACCGCCGCGCTTAA
- a CDS encoding SH3 domain-containing protein: MAYIQEQQGHYPAALYYLAVAQRRWPTAATWNKMIELAQANRLEGYSSSWQSSIRLSLERYYMLLLEVLLTVAVAAGTILLARLLKHRHVEVGWWVAFGLYVALLAGFVNVFQPEQTGLVCRTQAVIMSGPSAGAGWLTVAAAGDRLVVQGRQDIWYKVLWHGQTAYIRQGNLLLVE; the protein is encoded by the coding sequence ATGGCCTACATTCAGGAACAACAGGGCCATTACCCGGCCGCCCTCTACTACCTGGCAGTAGCGCAACGACGCTGGCCAACTGCCGCTACCTGGAATAAGATGATTGAGTTGGCCCAGGCCAACCGACTGGAAGGCTATTCCTCCTCTTGGCAATCCAGCATCCGGCTGAGCCTCGAACGATACTATATGCTCTTACTAGAGGTGCTACTGACGGTGGCTGTAGCTGCAGGCACCATTCTGCTGGCGCGGCTCCTGAAGCACCGGCATGTGGAGGTCGGCTGGTGGGTTGCATTCGGGTTGTACGTAGCCCTGCTAGCAGGCTTTGTAAATGTGTTTCAGCCCGAGCAGACTGGGCTGGTTTGCCGCACCCAGGCGGTGATAATGAGCGGACCAAGTGCCGGTGCCGGCTGGCTTACCGTGGCCGCAGCAGGTGACCGGCTGGTCGTGCAGGGCCGGCAGGATATCTGGTACAAAGTCCTCTGGCATGGTCAGACAGCCTACATCCGCCAAGGCAATCTGCTGCTGGTCGAGTAG
- a CDS encoding SDR family oxidoreductase, translating into MKGKVVLITGGTSGIGRACAVVFGRAGAKVVVTGRNEERLRETADELRSLGIEHRTVQADVGSEADSERAVAEAVAAFGGLDVLLNNAGISMRAMFQDADLDVIRQLMQTNFFGTVYTTKFALPYILEAKGSIVGVSSIAGYRGLPGRTGYSASKFAMQGFLEALRTELLPQGVHVLVACPGFTASNIRNVALAADGSQQGESPLDEGSIMSSEEVARHLLRAVQQRRRDLVLTSQGKLTVWVNKLWPGLADKLVLNHFRKERNSPVK; encoded by the coding sequence ATGAAAGGAAAAGTTGTTCTTATCACCGGCGGCACGTCGGGCATCGGGCGGGCCTGCGCCGTGGTATTCGGCCGGGCCGGCGCCAAAGTCGTTGTCACGGGCCGCAACGAGGAGCGCCTGCGCGAAACGGCCGACGAGCTGCGAAGCCTGGGCATCGAGCACCGCACCGTGCAGGCCGACGTGGGCAGCGAGGCTGACTCGGAGCGGGCCGTAGCCGAAGCCGTGGCTGCTTTCGGTGGGTTGGACGTGCTACTGAACAACGCGGGCATTTCCATGCGGGCTATGTTTCAGGATGCCGATTTGGACGTTATCCGGCAGCTGATGCAAACCAACTTCTTCGGTACGGTTTATACTACCAAGTTTGCGCTGCCGTACATTCTGGAGGCTAAAGGCTCTATTGTGGGCGTGAGCAGCATTGCCGGCTACCGGGGCCTGCCGGGCCGCACCGGCTACTCAGCATCCAAATTTGCCATGCAGGGCTTTCTGGAAGCCTTGCGCACGGAGCTGCTGCCCCAGGGTGTGCATGTACTCGTAGCCTGCCCCGGCTTTACCGCTTCCAACATTCGCAACGTGGCCCTGGCCGCCGACGGCTCCCAGCAGGGCGAGTCGCCGCTGGATGAGGGCAGCATTATGAGCAGCGAGGAAGTAGCCCGGCATCTGCTGCGCGCCGTGCAGCAGCGCCGCCGCGACCTGGTCCTCACGAGCCAGGGCAAACTCACCGTGTGGGTAAACAAGCTGTGGCCGGGCCTGGCCGATAAGCTCGTGCTGAACCACTTCCGGAAAGAGAGAAACTCGCCGGTGAAGTAA
- the rlmD gene encoding 23S rRNA (uracil(1939)-C(5))-methyltransferase RlmD encodes MRKSVKNIPAELLREVEITDMVAEGKCLVRRENLVIFVTQVAPGDVVDLRVTKAKKNFLEAVPTHFHKYSDLRVTPFCEHFGTCGGCKWQHLGYETQLRFKHQQVADTLQRIGKVALPEILPIQPSPDQTYYRNKLEYTFSHNGWLTNEQIAGGHNYERRVLGFHTPGRFDKILDINHCWLQPDPSNQIRLAVRDYALEHELPFNNLVTQEGFLRNLIIRTANTGDLMVILQCYYAHDALFPLLDFLHERFPQITSLNYVLNDKGNETFHDLEVVCYRGEPHIHEEMEGLRFRVGPKSFYQTNSEGAYNLYKITRDFAQLTGSELVYDLYTGAGTIANFVARQARHVVGVEYVESAVKDAYINSEINGTANTEFYAGDMKDVLNAEFIQQHGRPDVVITDPPRAGMHPEVIARLLEMRAPRIVYVSCNPGTQARDLELLDEAYKVVKVQPVDMFPHTHHVENVVLLELK; translated from the coding sequence GTGAGGAAATCCGTTAAAAACATTCCCGCGGAGCTGCTCCGCGAAGTCGAAATTACCGACATGGTGGCCGAAGGCAAGTGCCTGGTCCGCCGCGAAAACCTGGTCATCTTTGTAACGCAGGTGGCCCCCGGCGACGTGGTGGATCTGCGCGTGACCAAGGCCAAAAAGAACTTCCTGGAAGCTGTGCCCACGCACTTCCACAAGTATTCCGACCTGCGCGTAACGCCTTTCTGTGAGCATTTCGGCACCTGCGGGGGCTGCAAGTGGCAGCACCTGGGCTACGAAACTCAGCTCCGCTTCAAGCACCAGCAGGTGGCCGACACCCTGCAGCGCATTGGCAAGGTGGCCCTGCCCGAAATCCTGCCGATTCAGCCCTCCCCCGACCAGACTTACTACCGCAACAAGCTGGAGTACACCTTCAGCCACAACGGCTGGCTGACCAACGAGCAGATTGCCGGCGGCCACAACTACGAGCGGCGCGTGCTGGGCTTTCACACCCCCGGCCGCTTCGATAAGATTCTCGACATCAACCACTGCTGGCTACAACCCGACCCCAGCAACCAGATCCGGCTGGCCGTGCGCGACTACGCCCTGGAGCACGAGCTGCCCTTCAACAACCTCGTGACCCAAGAAGGCTTCCTGCGCAACCTCATCATCCGGACGGCCAACACAGGCGACCTGATGGTGATTCTGCAGTGCTACTACGCCCACGACGCGCTGTTTCCGCTGCTGGATTTCCTGCATGAGCGGTTCCCGCAAATCACCTCCCTCAACTACGTGCTCAACGACAAGGGCAACGAAACCTTCCACGACCTGGAGGTGGTGTGCTACCGAGGGGAGCCGCACATTCACGAAGAAATGGAAGGCCTGCGCTTCCGCGTGGGACCGAAATCCTTCTACCAGACCAACTCCGAAGGGGCCTATAACCTCTACAAAATCACTCGCGACTTCGCCCAACTCACCGGCTCGGAGCTGGTGTATGACCTCTACACCGGAGCCGGCACCATTGCCAACTTCGTGGCCCGTCAGGCCCGGCACGTAGTGGGCGTGGAGTATGTGGAATCGGCGGTGAAAGACGCTTACATCAACTCCGAAATCAACGGCACCGCCAACACCGAGTTCTACGCCGGCGACATGAAGGACGTACTCAACGCCGAGTTCATCCAGCAGCACGGCCGCCCCGATGTCGTCATCACCGACCCGCCCCGCGCCGGCATGCACCCCGAGGTAATAGCCCGCCTCCTCGAAATGCGTGCCCCCCGCATCGTGTACGTCAGCTGCAACCCCGGCACCCAGGCCCGCGACCTGGAGTTGCTGGACGAGGCCTACAAAGTGGTAAAAGTGCAGCCCGTGGATATGTTTCCCCACACCCATCATGTAGAGAATGTGGTGCTACTGGAGTTGAAGTAG
- the thiL gene encoding thiamine-phosphate kinase codes for MSEVTPLDKVGEFGLIRRIQQTVQLQQPSTILGIGDDAAILAPAAGQEIVVSTDLLVEGVHFDLTFCPLKHLGYKAVAVNVSDIAAMNALPTQIVVALSVPARFSVEAVEELYEGIRLACEAYNVDLVGGDTTGSRSGLTIGITALGQIEVGKAVRRSGAGPNDLLCVTGDLGGAYLGLQVLEREKQAWQADPETQPELEKYPYVLQRQLRPEARMDVVHELRDLGVVPTSMIDISDGLASEVLHLCQASGTGARVFTENLPIANPTLEVAEEFNLDPIMCMLNGGEDYELLFTVPLSAHDKIKNHPDITIIGHMVEKSEGANLITKAGQPIPLRAQGFNHF; via the coding sequence ATGAGTGAGGTAACCCCGTTAGATAAAGTAGGTGAGTTTGGTTTGATTCGCCGCATCCAGCAAACCGTGCAGCTTCAGCAACCCAGCACCATTCTGGGCATCGGCGACGACGCGGCTATTCTGGCGCCGGCGGCCGGACAGGAAATAGTCGTCAGTACCGACCTGCTGGTGGAAGGCGTACACTTCGACCTTACGTTCTGCCCGCTCAAGCACCTGGGCTACAAGGCGGTGGCCGTGAATGTGTCGGATATTGCGGCCATGAATGCGCTGCCTACCCAGATTGTAGTAGCGCTAAGCGTACCGGCCCGCTTCTCGGTAGAGGCCGTGGAGGAACTCTACGAAGGTATCCGGCTGGCCTGCGAGGCCTACAATGTGGATCTGGTGGGCGGCGACACTACCGGCAGCCGCTCGGGCCTCACCATTGGCATCACGGCTCTGGGCCAGATCGAAGTCGGCAAAGCCGTGCGCCGTAGCGGAGCCGGTCCCAACGACCTGCTTTGCGTGACGGGCGACCTGGGCGGGGCCTACCTGGGCTTGCAGGTGCTGGAGCGCGAAAAGCAAGCCTGGCAGGCCGACCCCGAAACTCAGCCCGAGCTGGAGAAATACCCTTACGTACTCCAGCGTCAGCTCCGCCCCGAGGCCCGCATGGACGTGGTGCACGAGCTACGCGACCTGGGCGTGGTGCCCACCAGCATGATTGATATTTCCGACGGGCTGGCCTCTGAAGTGCTGCACCTGTGCCAGGCCAGCGGCACCGGGGCGCGTGTGTTTACCGAGAACCTGCCCATTGCCAACCCTACGCTGGAGGTGGCCGAGGAGTTTAACCTCGACCCCATCATGTGCATGCTCAACGGCGGTGAGGACTACGAGTTGCTCTTCACCGTGCCCTTGTCGGCCCACGACAAAATCAAGAACCACCCCGATATTACCATCATCGGCCACATGGTGGAGAAGAGCGAAGGCGCGAATCTGATTACCAAAGCCGGCCAGCCTATTCCGCTGCGCGCCCAAGGCTTCAACCACTTTTAA
- a CDS encoding T9SS type A sorting domain-containing protein — protein MKKHYAVLSALLLTASASFGQANELFFSEYNEGAHQNGFAYPESNPIKSAGNERALEVFNPTKATVNLNAYSIRRYSNGSTTPTEEERLMRSQGENVLLPAEAFVYANLTASLSSILTETDQLSAPYQTEGPNTIKTPAKTGGVAFFNGNDAIALVRYPSGTAGVGAGVIVDLIGVIGENPLNAAGTDDGNWSGTNAADNAADGKAVFVTSANQSIIRRPEVSGGNMTNPLPQNVPGSNPPTRNPGGYNISDTWMMYSTAFNGPDGSSNPGGQDYSRLGTHDYDFDLGTYNVTLKTLDKFNTGISIYPNPAQGGKVNISLRNVKVGTITVLNNMGQRISVQPRNQTDVNLTLDVSKLKAGLYFVQCTSTDGQLTVYKELVIK, from the coding sequence ATGAAAAAACATTACGCAGTACTTTCAGCATTGCTGCTCACGGCTTCCGCGTCGTTCGGCCAGGCCAATGAGCTGTTCTTCTCGGAATATAATGAAGGCGCGCATCAAAACGGCTTTGCTTATCCGGAGTCAAACCCAATCAAATCAGCGGGCAACGAGCGGGCGTTAGAGGTTTTCAACCCAACTAAGGCAACGGTTAACCTGAATGCCTACTCGATACGCCGCTACTCAAATGGCTCTACCACCCCTACTGAGGAAGAGCGTTTGATGCGCAGCCAAGGCGAAAACGTACTGCTGCCCGCCGAGGCTTTTGTTTATGCTAACCTGACGGCAAGCCTGTCGAGCATTCTGACGGAAACGGACCAGCTGAGCGCTCCGTACCAGACTGAAGGTCCTAATACAATCAAAACACCCGCTAAAACCGGTGGTGTTGCCTTTTTCAACGGCAATGATGCCATAGCGCTGGTACGCTACCCTAGTGGTACGGCCGGAGTGGGTGCTGGGGTGATTGTAGACCTGATTGGGGTTATTGGTGAAAACCCCCTTAATGCCGCTGGAACGGATGATGGCAACTGGAGCGGCACGAACGCGGCCGATAATGCTGCGGATGGCAAAGCAGTTTTTGTAACATCCGCCAATCAGTCCATTATCCGTCGTCCGGAAGTTTCGGGAGGCAACATGACCAATCCGCTGCCCCAGAACGTCCCCGGCTCAAACCCACCCACCCGCAACCCCGGTGGCTACAACATCTCCGATACCTGGATGATGTATTCCACGGCCTTCAACGGCCCCGATGGCTCCAGCAACCCGGGTGGTCAGGACTACTCCCGCCTCGGTACTCACGACTACGACTTCGACCTGGGTACCTACAACGTTACCCTGAAGACGCTGGACAAGTTCAACACTGGCATCAGCATCTACCCCAACCCGGCCCAGGGCGGCAAAGTGAATATTTCGCTGCGCAACGTGAAGGTGGGCACTATCACGGTGCTCAACAATATGGGTCAGCGCATTTCGGTGCAGCCCCGCAACCAGACTGACGTAAACCTGACCCTGGACGTATCGAAGCTGAAAGCCGGTCTGTACTTCGTGCAGTGCACCAGCACCGACGGCCAACTGACGGTCTACAAAGAGCTGGTAATTAAGTAA